From Papilio machaon chromosome 2, ilPapMach1.1, whole genome shotgun sequence, the proteins below share one genomic window:
- the LOC106714413 gene encoding adenylyl cyclase X E, whose protein sequence is MDDRTLSRTTGSVVLQVGALELLARYSMNSNRATSMLSSLHEFRTQEVEQSGGKQWNWKYLRDQFFQKDLEGLYRKYDDKLRESLIYIYVTLLTLFSTAHIVLVIISTYNEQIQWKSTYLSMGMYILRITVPVLSLWKCFYHPLKRKWFWMPIFITFIITADLVASDISVAIYSYHEGISLRPAYDSMALLSIYIFLPMRNNILVIMLGLIVSVIYVLIFTFFTYYGDTHIEVVVASDTIFLIGVNLMGIYFRLMNEIVTRRSFLDRRACVESTLRLKFVKDQEERLMLSILPEHIVSKVRQDIRTMFLDIQSHSHTHNMKSFNQLYVEEHKNVSILYADVVNYTKISTSLSPMRMVELLNELFGRFDEASEEYDVLRIKFLGDCYYCVSGVPKPSALHAKNCVDLGLEMINIIKDVREKRALNIDMRIGVHSGKILSGLIGIRKWQYDIWSKDVTIASKMESTGKAGKVHITKQTLELILDFARDYIIEPNFESQNHPFMIKNKLETYLLSKPQRPFSEYKPFRRASVGFNKIINSRSRTRRSENRNSSNFRRTTFMDENLVEYQQMLKAADAQMAKEIEDMTNGKEHFRKESSLNRITLMYKNFNLEKSFLQLPDPLFKYYITCCLIILILILLITGFTTNWFRGFQWFTCGIFGILIVTLVVLQPLTWFQFLWTKYKGINEPRNKCLRFIYDLSVKIIKSANIRTGVYLLISVGLAATSMVNVIACSEVDVEPSTETVLSNCVSSWHVTQCWSLALLLNFLFSRVFFIFKWIVAGAMTTFYLWVVWDLKSSLFSIDLTWNVGLDSRISHTLSVVFITVTLYWIDRTTEYRNRLDHLWQIQLSDEQTEAETMLRVNNMLLENILPAHVVQVYLDLNRPIDELYYEKYDNVAVMFASLTDYKLGVEDDGDLSDKFVLRILDEVISDFDRLLLTGASIYKVEKIKMADWTYMAACGLDPNRRESMDSGSFESAVDRKQNSPYNRALVLTMVEFAAAMMKQLKNFNRGSFQSFEGLNLRIGISNGEVAAGVVGSLKPLYDIWGNAVNMASRMDSTGEAGRIQVTENTALLLDACGVLTLYRGETFVKGPGYIKTYFVPLDENFNLIKKEQSSEYYNSLSDRKRYYSVRDDTSDVSYETAPKPTQFTTHNRNYFVPESTYNVYKDDRYIDSSEDEREVVETQDDETHSNDHSGLDEEVFGDDCDFTDDCSLSTITSGSIDSSDTTISEPMVIETKC, encoded by the exons GATGACCGGACACTTTCGCGGACCACAGGGTCCGTGGTACTTCAAGTGGGTGCTCTGGAGCTATTGGCCAGATACTCCATGAACTCGAACAGGGCGACGAGCATGCTTTCTTCGTTGCATGAATTCAGAACTCAAGAAGTGGAACAATCCGGAGGCAAACAGTGGAATTGGAAGTATTTAAGG GATCAATTCTTTCAAAAAGATTTGGAAGGTCTTTACCGCAAATATGATGACAAACTACGGGAATccttaatttacatttacgtTACTCTGCTTACTCTCTTCTCAACGGCCCACATAGTTCTAGTTATTATTAGTACATATAATGAg CAAATACAGTGGAAGTCGACATACTTATCAATGGGTATGTACATACTAAGAATAACGGTTCCTGTCCTATCGTTATGGAAATGTTTTTACCACCCTTTGAAGAGGAAATGGTTTTGGATGCCAATTTTCATCACATTCATAATAACCGCAGATCTTGTTGCTTCtg ATATATCAGTAGCAATATACAGTTATCACGAAGGTATATCGCTAAGACCGGCATATGATTCAATGGCACTTCtatcgatttacatatttctaCCGATgaggaataatattttagtcaTAATGCTCGGTCTAATAGTTAGTGTTATCTATGTTCTCATCTTCACTTTCTTCACGTATTATGGCGATACGCATATTGAAGTTGTG gtgGCGTCAGACACAATTTTTCTGATAGGAGTAAATTTAATGGGGATATACTTTAGACTGATGAACGAAATAGTAACGCGAAGGTCCTTCTTGGACAGGAGAGCTTGCGTTGAAAGTACACTGCGACTAAAATTTGTGAAAGATCAAGAG GAACGTCTTATGTTAAGTATATTACCGGAGCACATCGTATCCAAAGTTCGACAAGATATACGGACAATGTTTTTAGACATACAATCTCACAGCCACACACACAACATGAAATCATTCAA ccAATTATATGTTGAAGAACATAAAAATGTGAGCATTTTGTACGCCGATGTTGTTAACTACACTAAGATATCAACAAGTTTGTCCCCAATGAGGATGGTGGAACTATTAAATGAACTTTTTGGACGATTTGATGAAGCATCTGAG gagtACGATGTTCtaagaattaaattcttgGGCGATTGCTATTATTGTGTCAGCGGTGTGCCGAAACCGAGTGCGTTACATGCGAAAAATTGTGTTGACCTTGGACTAGAAATGATCAATATTATCAAAGATGTTAG agAGAAACGTGCATTGAATATCGATATGAGAATAGGTGTACATTCTGGAAAAATCTTAAGTGGCCTTATTGGTATTCGGAAGTGGCAATATGATATATGGTCCAAAGACGTAACAATTGCCAGTAAAATGGAATCCACTGGAAAAGCGGG AAAAGTTCACATAACAAAGCAAACGCTTGAACTAATTTTAGACTTCGCTCGGGACTATATAATTGAGCCAAATTTCGAATCTCAAAATCATCCGTTcatgattaaaaacaaattggaaACCTATTTATTATCCAAACCGCAAAGG CCCTTTTCCGAATATAAACCATTTAGAAGAGCTTCAGTGggattcaataaaattataaattcaagaTCACGCACTAGA CGATCGGAAAATAGGAATTCGTCTAATTTCCGTCGGACAACTTTCATGGACGAAAACTTAGTGGAGTATCAGCAAATGTTAAAAGCAGCGGACGCACAAATGGCTAAAGAAATTGAGGATATGACAAACGGGAA ggAACATTTCAGAAAGGAATCGAGCTTAAACAGAATTactttaatgtataaaaatttcaatttagaaaaatcTTTCCTTCAGCTACCCGATCCtttgttcaaatattacataactTGCTGcctcattattttaattttgattcttCTTATTACCGGATTCACAACCAACTG gttCCGGGGATTTCAGTGGTTCACATGCGGTATTTTTGGCATATTGATAGTTACTTTAGTGGTTCTCCAACCGCTGACATGGTTTCAATTTTTATGGACTAAATATAAGGGAATTAATGAGCCAAGAAATAAATGTCTgcgttttatttatgatttatcAGTGAAAATCATAAAATCTGCTAATATACGAACTGgggtttatttattgataagcGTTGGTCTCGCAGCTACGTCAATGGTTAATGTAATTGCTTGCTCCGAAGTCGACGTGGAACCGTCAACAGAAACCGTTCTATCGAATTGTGTTTCGTCGTGG CACGTAACACAATGCTGGAGTTTAGCTTTGCTACTAAATTTCTTGTTCAGCAgagtgttttttatatttaagtggATAGTAGCAGGTGCAATGACCACGTTTTACCTATGGGTTGTGTGGGACTTAAAGTCATCTCTCTTCTCAATCGATCTAACTTGGAATGTTGGATTAGATTCGAGAATTTCGCATACACTCTctgttgtatttattactgttaCATTGTATTGGATCGACCGCACTACTGAATATAGAAATCGACTGGATCATCTGTGGCAAATACAACTGAGCGATGAACAAACTGAAGCCGAAACAATGTTAAGAGTTAACAACATGCTCTTAGAAAATATACTGCCGGCGCATGTTG ttcaaGTATATTTGGACCTCAATAGACCAATAGATGAATTGTACTACGAGAAATACGACAACGTCGCCGTTATGTTCGCGTCGTTAACTGATTACAAGCTTGGAGTCGAAGACGACGGCGATTTGAGCGACAAGTTTGTTTTACGAATATTGGATGAAGTTATTTCTGATTTTGACAGG CTTCTTCTTACTGGTGCGTCAATTTACAAAGtagaaaaaatcaaaatggcCGACTGGACGTACATGGCTGCATGTGGCTTAGATCCAAATCGACGGGAGTCGATGGATTCTGGATCATTCGAGTCTGCCGTTGATAGAAAGCAAAATAGTCCCTATAACCGGGCATTAGTACTGACAATGGTCGAATTTGCAGCAGCAATGATGAAACAACTCAAAAATTTTAACCGTGGATCATTTCAAAGTTTTGAAGGACTTAATTTAAGAATCG GTATTTCTAATGGAGAAGTAGCGGCTGGAGTTGTTGGTTCCCTTAAGCCGTTATACGATATTTGGGGCAATGCTGTTAATATGGCTTCTAGAATGGATTCTACTGGCGAAGCAGGAAGAATTCaa GTGACTGAGAATACTGCGCTTTTGTTAGACGCATGTGGAGTTCTAACATTATATCGAGgtgaaacatttgtaaaagGCCCCGGTTACATTAAAACCTATTTTGTACCATTGGATGAAAACTTCAACCTGATTAAAAAGGAACAGAGCTCCGAATACTACAATAGTTTGTCAGACAGAAAACGTTATTACAGCGTTCGAGATGATACCAGTGACGTGTCTTACGAAACAGCGCCAAAACCGACACAATTCACAACTcacaat